A single genomic interval of Tautonia marina harbors:
- a CDS encoding class I SAM-dependent methyltransferase has translation MHGGGTGQQIGLAHRARRRLQRVAERTRHRIQGVPVRLAERAAGLPVPPPRLLHDIGNSEDPNWFLQGGRWAAEDIRNAAARHGMPMEEVGALLDFGCGVGRVVRHWSSLAASGVEIVGTDTNPAMIAWCRRHLGFARFAVNTLDGRIDAPDDWFGLAYALSVFTHMGATRQRHWMAELRRVVRPGGLVLITLHGDAYRAGLSPQLRNQYDRGEMVVVGTDREGSNDCAAFHPPGSLATGLAEGWELLEWLPQAARGNPVQDVCLLRKPLDSRGPVPPKGR, from the coding sequence ATGCACGGCGGAGGAACGGGGCAGCAGATCGGCCTGGCCCATCGGGCCCGACGACGGCTCCAGCGCGTCGCCGAACGAACCCGGCATCGGATTCAAGGGGTGCCGGTTCGCCTGGCCGAGCGGGCCGCCGGATTGCCCGTACCGCCTCCTCGCTTGCTGCACGACATCGGCAATTCCGAGGACCCGAACTGGTTTCTCCAGGGGGGTCGCTGGGCCGCCGAGGACATCCGAAACGCCGCCGCCCGCCACGGAATGCCGATGGAGGAGGTGGGGGCGTTGCTCGACTTCGGCTGCGGGGTCGGCCGGGTGGTGCGCCACTGGTCGAGCCTGGCCGCATCGGGGGTCGAGATCGTGGGGACCGACACCAACCCGGCGATGATCGCCTGGTGCCGCCGTCATCTCGGCTTCGCTCGCTTCGCGGTCAATACGCTCGATGGGCGGATCGACGCCCCCGACGATTGGTTCGGCCTGGCCTACGCCCTGTCGGTCTTTACGCACATGGGAGCGACCCGCCAGCGGCACTGGATGGCCGAGCTGCGCCGGGTGGTCCGGCCCGGCGGCCTGGTGCTGATCACCCTGCACGGCGACGCCTACCGAGCCGGTCTTTCTCCCCAACTTCGCAACCAGTACGACAGGGGGGAGATGGTGGTGGTGGGCACCGACCGCGAAGGGAGCAACGACTGCGCCGCCTTCCACCCGCCTGGGTCGCTCGCAACGGGCCTGGCCGAGGGGTGGGAGCTTCTGGAATGGCTGCCCCAGGCGGCTCGCGGGAATCCGGTCCAGGACGTCTGCTTGCTGCGAAAGCCCCTCGATTCACGAGGGCCCGTTCCACCGAAGGGGAGGTGA
- a CDS encoding S1/P1 nuclease, with protein sequence MRPFVLSVVAILALFTVGPHRAQSASLWNDCGHRVIAAIAFEELGPEARQALLDLLDQHPAAQDATFWAKHPLNGDNAELNRFMNAAVFPDDVKRPGPFKRYDLGRAHYINFRIIVDSAGMVEVLPPLQDLDYDDPHGDILESLATNLAIARDRSASASDRALALSWIFHLVGDLHQPLHNVARFCVATPNGDRGGNGIRFAQGNLHSYWDRALGTDATPESVEALAAALRAESPRETFAERLAEPDPGRWSREGVDLALQTVYRNLDPSLAEFPDIPIGYEADARSLARRQSALAGYRLADLLQGILTSPESPADPADK encoded by the coding sequence ATGCGACCCTTCGTTCTGTCGGTTGTTGCGATCCTTGCCCTGTTCACCGTTGGTCCACATCGAGCCCAATCGGCGAGTCTCTGGAACGATTGCGGCCACCGGGTGATTGCGGCCATCGCCTTCGAGGAACTCGGCCCCGAGGCCCGTCAGGCGCTTCTCGACTTGCTCGACCAGCACCCGGCCGCGCAAGACGCGACCTTCTGGGCCAAGCATCCCCTGAACGGTGACAATGCCGAGCTGAACCGGTTCATGAACGCGGCCGTCTTCCCCGACGACGTGAAGCGGCCGGGCCCGTTCAAGCGCTACGATCTCGGCCGGGCTCATTACATCAACTTCCGGATCATAGTCGATTCCGCAGGGATGGTGGAGGTGCTGCCCCCGTTGCAGGACCTCGACTACGACGACCCGCACGGCGACATCCTTGAATCGCTGGCGACGAACCTGGCGATCGCGCGCGACCGGTCGGCCTCGGCGTCGGATCGGGCGTTGGCGCTGAGCTGGATCTTTCATCTGGTCGGCGACCTGCATCAGCCGTTGCATAACGTGGCCCGCTTTTGCGTGGCGACCCCCAACGGCGACCGGGGAGGCAACGGCATTCGGTTCGCCCAGGGGAACCTGCACAGCTACTGGGACCGGGCGCTGGGGACCGACGCGACTCCCGAGAGCGTCGAAGCGCTGGCCGCCGCCTTGCGGGCCGAGTCTCCGCGTGAGACGTTTGCCGAGCGGCTCGCAGAGCCCGACCCGGGCCGATGGTCGCGGGAAGGGGTCGACCTCGCCCTCCAGACGGTTTATCGCAACCTCGACCCCTCGCTGGCCGAGTTCCCCGACATCCCGATCGGTTACGAGGCCGACGCCCGATCGCTCGCGCGGCGGCAATCGGCCCTGGCCGGCTATCGCCTGGCGGACCTGCTCCAGGGGATCTTGACCAGCCCGGAATCTCCGGCCGATCCCGCCGACAAATAA